From one Anopheles cruzii chromosome 3, idAnoCruzAS_RS32_06, whole genome shotgun sequence genomic stretch:
- the LOC128273735 gene encoding dual specificity tyrosine-phosphorylation-regulated kinase 2-like, translating into MLLASSRVLAHCDVVDMDCNAGSNGGGSNTNGSNTHGGASANGGGPGGGGGNIFSRQLSAPVSNGYSLLLANGVCNASSSTSSLRCDKVNGNASTASTIFPTANGSSGGGGGGPGGFVSFQPPMIVPSASSLKTSSLTSSAILFGGSSGNISGSCGGGGNSKANNGGNNTHKWIGSLCDGATTIGYSSGIGGGSSGKLNQQQQHFQHFHQQQQQQQQLQLLQHPGKHHQQPSATHQQQQQQQLAHLQPHHHHHHHHHQQHHGQHGVASGAPNSGSTNMLDSLTFRLCDVDGAVSSTMANQNGGASGGGGTNGATNGATSGGTMVVMPMAGGGSGKQAPVLGGTGNERLSYSTHHQQQQQQKLHQMQQQQQQQQQQQHSSNSSSSSNNSVAVVGSDVPINYSKMNRISKMVGLGEQQQQQQQQQQQQQLHKQQQQQQIHHLRSVVGGSSGNVAAVKAANDPGAAAAASYCKVTRIGNITLLDPEDQVMQMQTHGVAAGGSGNGNGAPGNVATKKDEVSLTKVAKLGHSSAVVVDQKISDLQQHFIQQHQQQQQQQQQEAHQKLHAPPGGGQTAPSQSQQLQKQQQQEQQQQGGDSDEIGMTESLTPFEVLRLYMDKLTQYEHHEICNYPRIYFIGANAKKRRGASNSDYDNEQGSYIHIAHDHIAYRYEVLKIIGKGSFGQVVKAYDHRNFKHVALKMIRNEQRFHRQAQEEIRILKHLRAQDRYNAMNIIHMYDSFVFRNHMCITFELLYINLYELIKKNKFKGFSMQLVRKFTHSLLKCLDALYKNKIIHCDMKPENILLKQQGRSGIKVIDFGSSCFENERVYTYIQSRFYRAPEVILGAKYDMAIDMWSLGCIVAELYTGSALLPGEDEYDQMACIIELLGMPPLKLLDNARSASRYFSHDREDRMPHYCSLHFRSDGREEIQGSYSRRGRYRGAPGTRDLAKVLNYCDELFLDFVKHCLRWDPKRRMTPQEALSHIWFHRVLPQSPQVVKIGGTGTAATTTTTTTANKTTTTGVAAAAAAAAVAVASGGTGSIIAPGSSGRGVPAGMVRPANRSPSSVSNQSVVTMTGGSASSSSTNTASIGKHHHQAQHLASSMVSGGGGLLDGSAIAAVMAGEGGPVSGGIPMGS; encoded by the coding sequence ATGTTGCTGGCGAGCAGCCGCGTGTTGGCGCATTGTGATGTGGTAGATATGGACTGTAACGCTGGCAGtaacggtggtggcagcaacACTAACGGCAGCAACACGCACGGCGGCGCCAGTGcaaacggtggtggccccggtggtggcggcggcaacataTTTAGTCGCCAGCTCTCGGCACCGGTCAGCAACGGGTACTCGTTGCTGCTCGCAAACGGCGTCTGTAACGCGTCCTCGTCGACCTCTTCGCTTCGTTGCGATAAGGTGAACGGTAACGCCTCGACCGCCTCAACGATCTTTCCAACCGCGAACGgtagcagcggcggcggcggtggcgggcccGGTGGTTTCGTGTCCTTCCAACCACCGATGATAGTGCCGTCAGCTAGCTCCCTGAAAACCTCTTCCCTTACCTCATCGGCCATACTGTTTGggggcagcagcggcaacatcAGTGGCagctgtggcggcggcggcaacagtAAGGCCAACAACGGCGGCAACAACACGCACAAGTGGATCGGTTCGCTGTGTGATGGTGCGACGACCATCGGCTACAGCAGTGGcatcggtggcggcagcagcggtaaactgaaccaacagcagcaacactttcaacactttcatcaacaacagcagcaacagcagcagttgcagctACTTCAGCACCCGGGaaaacaccaccagcaacctTCGGCCacccatcaacagcagcagcaacagcaactggCTCACCTGCagccacaccatcatcatcatcaccatcatcaccagcagcaccacggtCAACACGGTGTGGCGAGCGGTGCCCCGAACAGCGGCAGCACCAACATGCTGGACAGCCTAACCTTCCGGCTGTGCGATGTCGACGGTGCAGTCAGCAGCACGATGGCCAATCAGAATGGTGGTGCCTCCGGAGGTGGTGGAACGAATGGGGCCACAAATGGTGCCACGTCCGGTGGCACGATGGTGGTGATGCCCATGGCTGGCGGTGGTAGCGGGAAGCAAGCACCGGTCCTGGGTGGAACTGGTAACGAGCGGCTCTCGTACTCCacgcaccatcagcagcagcagcagcaaaagctcCACCAgatgcagcaacaacagcagcagcagcaacaacagcaacacagtagcaacagtagtagcagcagcaacaatagCGTGGCTGTGGTGGGAAGCGACGTCCCGATAAATTATAGCAAAATGAATCGAATCAGCAAGATGGTGGGCCTCggggaacagcagcagcagcagcagcagcagcagcagcagcagcaactccacaaacagcaacaacagcagcagatacACCATCTGCGCAGTGTGGTCGGTGGTAGCAGTGGCAATGTGGCGGCCGTGAAGGCAGCCAACGATCCTGgcgcggcagcggcagccagcTATTGCAAGGTGACGCGGATCGGCAACATAACGCTGCTCGATCCGGAAGATCAGGTGATGCAGATGCAGACGCACGGTGTCGCCGCTGGCGGTAGCGGTAACGGCAACGGCGCACCCGGCAATGTTGcgacgaaaaaggacgaagttAGCCTGACGAAGGTGGCCAAGTTGGGCCAttcgtcggcggtggtggtggaccagAAAATTAGCGATCTCCAGCAACACTTTattcagcagcatcagcaacagcagcagcagcagcagcaagaggCTCACCAGAAACTCCATGCTCCTCCGGGGGGCGGTCAGACGGCGCCATCGCAGTCACAGCAGCTTcagaagcagcaacaacaggagcaacagcaacagggTGGCGATTCGGATGAGATTGGAATGACGGAAAGCTTGACCCCGTTCGAGGTGCTGCGGCTGTACATGGACAAGCTGACGCAGTACGAGCACCACGAGATATGCAACTATCCGCGCATCTACTTTATCGGGGCGAACGCGAAAAAGCGCCGCGGGGCAAGCAACTCCGATTACGACAACGAGCAGGGATCGTACATTCACATCGCGCACGATCACATCGCGTACCGGTACGAGGTGCTGAAGATCATCGGCAAGGGCAGCTTCGGGCAGGTGGTGAAGGCGTACGATCATCGCAACTTTAAGCACGTGGCACTGAAAATGATCCGCAACGAGCAGCGCTTCCACCGGCAGGCCCAGGAGGAGATCCGCATCCTGAAGCACCTGCGGGCGCAGGATCGCTACAACGCGATGAACATCATCCACATGTACGATAGCTTCGTGTTCCGCAATCACATGTGCATCACGTTCGAGCTGCTGTACATCAATCTGTACGAGCTGATCAAGAAGAACAAGTTCAAGGGCTTCAGCATGCAGCTGGTGCGCAAGTTTACGCACTCGCTGCTCAAGTGTCTCGATGCGCtgtacaaaaacaaaatcatccaTTGTGATATGAAGCCGGAGAACATACTGCTGAAACAGCAAGGCCGCTCGGGGATCAAGGTGATCGATTTCGGATCGTCGTGCTTCGAGAACGAGCGCGTCTACACGTACATTCAGTCACGGTTCTACCGGGCACCGGAGGTGATCCTGGGTGCCAAGTACGACATGGCGATCGACATGTGGTCGCTCGGGTGTATCGTGGCCGAACTGTACACTGGTTCAGCGTTGCTTCCCGGCGAGGATGAGTACGATCAGATGGCGTGCATCATCGAGCTGCTCGGTATGCCGCCCCTGAAGCTGCTCGACAATGCCCGGTCCGCGTCGCGCTACTTTTCGCACGATCGCGAGGATCGCATGCCACACTACTGCTCGCTCCACTTCCGCTCGGATGGGCGGGAAGAAATACAGGGGAGCTACAGCAGGCGAGGGCGCTACCGGGGCGCACCGGGGACACGCGATCTGGCCAAGGTGCTCAACTACTGCGATGAGCTGTTTCTCGACTTTGTCAAACACTGCCTGCGGTGGGATCCGAAGCGGCGTATGACTCCCCAGGAAGCGCTCAGTCACATTTGGTTCCACCGCGTTTTGCCGCAATCACCGCAGGTGGTAAAGATTGGTGGCACTGGCActgcggcgacgacgacgacgacgacgacggcgaataagacgacaacgacgggtgtagcggccgcagcggcagcggcagcagtagcCGTTGCATCCGGTGGCACTGGCTCAATCATTGCACCGGGATCTTCCGGGAGGGGCGTTCCCGCCGGTATGGTGCGTCCCGCTAACCGTAGTCCGTCGAGTGTGAGCAATCAAAGCGTGGTGACGATGACGGGTGGCTCGGCGAGCAGTTCGTCCACCAATACGGCTTCGATCGGtaagcatcatcatcaggcgCAACACCTCGCTTCGTCTATGGTTAGCGGAGGAGGCGGATTGCTCGACGGGAGCGCGATTGCTGCAGTGATGGCCGGCGAGGGGGGCCCGGTGTCGGGCGGCATTCCGATGGGTTCCTAG